The DNA window GTCGGGTTGGTTGAGGTCGCCGCCGGCATCGCGCTGCTGATCCCGCGGGTCGCCACGGCTGCGGCCGCCGCGCTGTCGCTCATCATGGTCGGCGCGATCGGCACGCACGTCGCGTACGGCGAGTGGGCGCAGGCCCTTGTCCCCGTGGTGTTCCTCGCCGCGCTCGGGTGGATTGGCTACGAGCGGCGGCCCGAGGGCATCGAGCAGCGCCTGCATCAGCCCGCCTGGTCGCATCGCGCGTGATCGCAGCGGCGGGCGCGGCCGAGCGGCCGCGCGCGAAGGGTCCACGGCGGCGCCGGGCGCCGGGCTGATCGGATCCCGGCGCTCGCGCGTTTTCGGCTGGCG is part of the Deltaproteobacteria bacterium genome and encodes:
- a CDS encoding DoxX family protein, whose amino-acid sequence is MWAKIWDKRRDIALWALTALAAAAFVAAGALKLVGADFEVEAFRNWGYPAWFRIAVGLVEVAAGIALLIPRVATAAAAALSLIMVGAIGTHVAYGEWAQALVPVVFLAALGWIGYERRPEGIEQRLHQPAWSHRA